AGAATAAGCTCACGCTTATTGCCGGTTCTAGTAATGGAAGAGTTTTAAGCAGTCCATTATAGAATGTGTCAAGAGTGTAACTCCTTCTTTGACTTCTTCTATTCAGCCATTTGAACAACAGCCATGTAACTGCATTTAAATAACTCTTCACACCTCTAGTATTATCGGTAACTCCGTAATACTGATAGTGTCCTCTAAGTTTCTGATTAACATATTTATTTATCATCAAACTCGCCAAGCCCTCAGACCCCGGAAGTGTTATATAAATCTCACCAATACGATTTATATAGTGTTGTCTGCTACCTTAAAGAGAGTATCGGCCTCTTCGTTTAGATAATTATTTCGTGGCTCAATAGCTTCACTTTCGTTTCGGCTCGTTTGCTCCCCGTCCTACGCTTAAACTTGGTGTTACCACTTCAGTTCCAAGGACTAGGTACAGGCTACTGGATTCTCCTACTATATGTTAATAGCTTACTAATGAAAACAGAATCACTCCCATTTTCAAGAGGAAACAGCTCGCACCATTAACTTAATTATACCATAATTATCTTATAAATAAACATTTGTAGGCTAGACATATTCCATAGTCTCATCTTGTTTTCGTTGTTTCCTCTCCCTTTTGTGTGCACTTAATTTTATAGCCATGTTTCTCCAAGATATCTTTTATGTTTCTAAATTGCTCATCTCCAAAAGTTGTGGTTCTACCCATGGTATTCCCCCCCGCTAAAAAGCTTCAATATCGTTTTGTATTTTCTTTGATTTTACCGTGTACTCCCCTGATTATCTCCAGATGCTGATGGAGCAACCGCTTTGAATCTCCACGGTAGAACTTGGCCTCTACACTCCAAGCTGATCAAGCAAGTCATTGCAGAGCCATCCGGACGTTAGATTAGAGCCGGATGCAGGCCATCTTCTCTGCTCTATATCCACAATCCATTACATCTCTTTTAACGATACTTCTTCATTATAATCGAAACTTTCTAAATAAAAAGTATCGGGGCTTAAATCTGCACCGCATTTCCATTCTATTGTTCCATCTTCTATAATAAAATCAAGGAATTCTTTATAATCTTTTAATGGCTCAAAAACCGGATATTTTAAATAAGGTTTTAAATCGAATATTTTCTTTTCGTCATTTTCAAATGTAATAATTAACATATGACCCTTTAAGGCATTTGCTCCTTTTATATTTGGGCTTTGCAATAGAACACACCTCCTCAAAGCTTTGTTTATAACGTTCTTAGTTAAATCAATTATCATAACTATCTAGTTCAAATCAAAAACTCTAAGATGCTTTAAAATGGATTTCAATATCAAAAATGATTTTGAATTGGCAAATAATCAAAATCATTTTTTAACAAGCCTGTATTTCTGCTTTTTACTG
This region of Oxobacter pfennigii genomic DNA includes:
- a CDS encoding DUF2442 domain-containing protein, giving the protein MIIDLTKNVINKALRRCVLLQSPNIKGANALKGHMLIITFENDEKKIFDLKPYLKYPVFEPLKDYKEFLDFIIEDGTIEWKCGADLSPDTFYLESFDYNEEVSLKEM